In the genome of Coffea eugenioides isolate CCC68of unplaced genomic scaffold, Ceug_1.0 ScVebR1_235;HRSCAF=874, whole genome shotgun sequence, the window CCACTGGGTGCCAACGTGGAGGAAGTCATTGGTTTCATTAGCCTGCTGCACACAAACTCGTCATACGTAGCATATGGAGGGGGATCTGGGTATAGGCTTGCAATGGGCAGTCCACGAAGCACATCATGTAGCCTGTTTCCCGAAATTGTATCAGTGCTGTACATATCTGATGGCCGATGGGGAGGTTGCTTTGCACATACACCTGCCTAATAACCCTCTCGCCCAGGTAGTAAAATCTTCCCATGGGGCCATCCAAAAGCAATCTCGTTGCAGTTAGTTCCTTGGATTTGAGATACCGACTCGGCAATGCCATTGCAGGGAAGGGCAGCCAGTTCACCTATGACACACAATTAACAAGCGATGTAACATTGGTTTGTTCAACAGGCGGAACAAATTCATAACAACTGTTAACACTTAGGCGGTAGAAACTATTGGATGTTCTAAGTAGGGGAACTAACGTTTTCCGGGTTAATGGTGTCAATTGCGCGGCGAAAATGTTCGACCGTAGACGGTGATAGTCGGTTGGCTCTATTACACGAGCGCCATCGCCACATTCTGGGCAATACGTCCCTCTCGTCCTGTTTCAGTTTATACGGACTTAAATGAAGAATTTCGTAAGCCCACACCTACACGTGATCGTACAAATTATGTCCACCGTTCGAGATGAACACTAACTGCCAGAAAAGTTTATGTAACGGAACATGAAAATGTCGAATTGACACAAAGTGAAGGCAATTCTGGACTTACCTCCCAAACGAAGCTGTAGCCGCCTAGGCTTTTCGTCAGGCGTCGGGAGACGGCGGACATAAATCTGTACAAGGTTGCCATCCCCGCCCCTCCCCAATTATAATCCCCTATACGATCTACGTCCTCCAGCGCAGGCAGACAGCACAGGTGAATTGTTTCGGCCGTGTTGCTAAGTAAAGTGCGGCCAAGCATGTATAGAAAGAAAACTCTAGTCAGATGTGCCAGTTGGACGTCGTCGTTCTCGTCAATCGCCTTGTCTTTGTAGAATGACAATATATCGGTAACTCTGATGGCACCGGCAGAAGCAAAAGCTGGCACCCAACCCAATTGCTCCTTGATGTAATTGGCATTTTCCCTAACATTGTAATCCCACGGAATGGGCAAGCCGCCCACTGCAACACCGGTTATACAGGTGAAGTCCAAGGGTGTCAGTGTCATCTCTCCGAAAGGCAAGTGGAAGGAGTTTGTTGAGTCCCACCATCGCTCCGCAAGTGCAACAGACAACTTCCTATCTCTATCGGCCACGGGCAAGTGGCTCAGAAAATCTCCAAACCCAGCACTAACAACTTTCGCGGCCACTTTACGAGGCAGCCTCTTCCACCACTCCATAATTTCGACTAACGACCCTCTAGGATAAATTGAATAGACTTCCTGTGCATTAATGTAGAACCAATTCAGCCatttttatatatgtataaacCAAATGAGGATTTAGGCCAAAATAAGCACAAGTAATTGTCGACATTGATTCTGCAACATTTACCCCCTGTGCAAGGAAAATGTGTGATATGTGGCTTTTCCGATCAACCAGCAGTTCTTGCGAGTGTTCTTCATCACGCGGTGGCCGATAGCGATGGAGCCTGCCCATCGCACGGCTGTGTGAGATTATGATTTTGGACGAATATTGTGAACAGCTTTGCCGTTAAGTGTTGCGGCCTTGTATGTGCGTAGGCGTCTTTCTTCGCTCATAAATTTGAATAGTTAGACATTTTGGACGGCTGTGGCCAGGTTGGGCGTGCAATGCCCTTGTACCTTCTAAGTAGGGTTGCAAATTGGGAAATATGTGTTACAGTGACGGTCGGCGCGTGTAAAATAGCATGTTTTCATTGGCCTTTACATACATACCCTTTTCAATTTTACTTGGACGACTACGGAAACAGTATTGTGGCCAACCTGCGCGTCGTAAGCAATTAAATGTCTCCGAACGTTTCATTATAGCAAGGGGGGAAATTGGATTAGAAAAgatgcaaaaatttgaatttaaaaacacaaatttcaatttcggGACATTAACAGCTAAAATTGAAAAGCAACTATAATGGATGGTCCGGACGATAAACGAATACGGGTTGCCACAACTCCAATGACACTACTATGTTGACACGGgttaatatttcaaataaaaataacattTCACATATATTCATACTAGAGGCCAAAACCACCAGCTCTTGGGCTGGTGGCCAGCACAGAGCCCTTAAGgctttggtggggtgggaggttTGCCTCCCACAAAAAATGTGTGTTTGTGGCTCTGTTTCAaaggaataatttcagaaacctcccttgaggtttctgacatttacactaACCTCTCCTGTGGTTTGACCAATTACACTGATCTCATTCCATTtgttactaatcctttacaaattcagtccaaatgattaaaacattattttagagagtgaaattaggattttgtacctgatttgtcctttgtgctacatgtccaaagaatgacaaagtattacaaaataattaacaattaataaactttaaaaagcttagtttataggcaaatatgtattatttatttaaagtaccaaatctttacgggtattttactttcaaacatttactttattacaaatatttattctcaaatacagatttgtatttactctcaaatatttaatttttgttaaatacaaaacctaccagtttttcttccatagaaatattaatataacactttttcaatttgctgtgaaaagaaatttcatataTAAAGTTAACCCCAATTTATTGTGATTtggaaaaagaatttttaacCACTATTATGTGCACGTAATgataccaaaaaagaaaagaaagcaaatccaTTATGAGTGCATTATCGGTTTAATAGCagcatagttttagttgtaATTAAATAAAGAGTAGTGATAATGtttctaaaattttaataattagaaaaaatatagaaaGCCACAAAAAACCTGTCACTATCTTCAACATCAATCAAAAAAAATACAGACttgcatatttttctttcttttttgagagAAATAGCGAGTTAAGCTATCCATTTAAATCATGTCTAATAGCATTACAAATAGATGAAAACATTTCTGGCTGAACTTGTTATAGAATATGTATAGCAAGTTTAAATAAAAACATGAATTGCCATATTTGTAAATCTACATATGCAAATTAAAATCCAACAATTTGTTTGATTGCAAATATGTCTTCTTAATCAAAATagaattttctaataatattTTGTAGAGTGACACTCTAAGCTAAAAGCCTGAATACTAACTTCCACCACCAAATGCATTCCTTTGAAAACTGCAATTGTTTTAGCTAGTCAAATGAACAAATTATTATTAACTTCTTTAGCCAAATAGTAATGACATGTCCATTTCTATGCCTAACAATCAGCTCAAACTCTAATTACATTATCTATCATTATGGACAATAGAAAAGGATAAGAGTAAGTCATATAGAACCAGTTTCAGTAAAAGATTCTGAAATCTAATTTTGcacttcttttattttcaaGCTATCATTTGCTAAAATTAAAACCATGAAAATTAACTACCTATCATGGATACAAGCTAGTCATTCAAAATGTTGAATGAAGAGATATAAAATATTATCTTCACATTCTAAATTGCTAGCCCCAACAATTATTTTACACGTCATCCACCTTATCCATTTTCTAAGCATTTttcacaattaataaactttatataaattaaaatataattacctATCCATAAATTAAGAGATTctgattaatttttaatttaataagCATCATATTTTTGTTCCTGATCATCGTTTACCttcgattttcatttattagatttTTTTGTCCTCTATTGTAGTACTATCACCTCTAGTGCAAGTTTAGATTTTTAATACTGCCATGTTTGTTGATCTTTTAAATGCATGACAttatttcccttttatttgctAGTTAAACTGGCACTTTTACTTAAGATTATTAAGTTAACTTCATAAAATATTAACAGCTAAGTTTTTTCTGTTACTAATAAGTTTGACAATGCTCTCCTATTATTTACCCTTCAACTTGTCAACTTCATACCAACTTCGCATATTTAGAGAGAGTTGTACCATGATATAAGATATGAATGTACTAGGAGGCGTCTGATGGATAGGGGACAGACAAAcgaagaaagaaatgaagatgcGTTTTCACATTTTTGAAAACTCACCCGAACATATCAGTAAACAataccattttttttaaatttgtgtTCAGATTTATCGGAACTGCTACCGTAAATATTCACAGTcaacaattttattttacacGTCATACCACTTACACTTGTTTGTCAAGAAATGCAATGATCAAATTAgttataaattttttataatagTGCAAGTACTGGTAGATGGATATTTCTTAATATAATTTGTCGGATATCgatacattttttaaaaattatttctaATCTTCCCAACCAACGTAACCCTCTCATTCACTGTATTTAACAAGCCTTCTGTTATGTAAATCATTATGGCAGACACATTTTTTTTAGCATGTCATGCATcactttttccaaattttgtgtatatatatacatatatacacatgtatatatattttatttattattctgTACTACAATATACAAAGATGTAAAgatattattttcattttgaataCAATCCCGGGCCTAGGATGTGTCAAAATACTACTGTGTCGAACTACGCATACGTTTGGGGAAAAATTATGGAATAATTGTTAGATAATTAAGGAGCATAATGAAACTTCTTTTTGGATGATTCAGCAGCCGAATTTGTAAATTTCAATTTACGCAATCAACTCGTAGGGGACCATGacaaaataaaatgaacaacATCGCTTATTCTACCGTTgcaaacaaataaaatgaaCAACCCATTTGCTGAACCCAACTCTTTAATTCTTTCGCTAATCTTCACAAGCCGCGAATTGTGAATTACTAACACTTAAGTTTATCAAATGTAAAGAAaactgtgaattttgccgattTGTCATGACTGATATCTGCGGCTGCACAGTGCATATGGCCTGCAAAGATTGGACTAATTTTTTGGGCGGGAACATGGTTTCGTCCTTTTGCCATACGGGATTGGGACCGCCAGTGTTGCGCCTCAAAGCATATGTGAAGGGCCATGTTGCAGTAGTCATTCAAAAGCTTCACAGTAGTGAAATCTCACATTGGAATTCACACAAGCAAAGGTGGGCCACCATTGACGTATGACCGTTCATTATCTGGCAACCGTACAACTTTTGCATCTTCTCCTATAAGCAAGACTGGCGCCAGTCTTGTCCGCACCAGATTTACACCCCAACCGAGCTAATGGAAGACTCTCTAACATAAGCTCCCTGTAAGCCATGTGAGTCGTATGATTAAGAGAGCCAAATTTTCTGCCGGCTTAAAAAAAAGCCAGTGTTGTGCCTTACACCAGTTGTTGAACCTAGTTGGGTCTTATTAACCCACTAACTCGTACAACCgcttcaaaaatatttttttatttatattttatcccTTAAATTAAGTTGTGTATGGAACAATGTGTACTCTTTTGTTGTAATGGAGGAATGTCGTAAACAGCTGCTATTTTCTTCGAAAACGGTTGCATTGTTATTCGACCCACAACTAAATGTATCTGTAGAAGGGAAACTGAGTACCCATTTTtacataaataaaattttttatcgggtaaaaaaattataaaattgatTTACGTTAATtgaccaactctttatggctttccgccattataagaacagagtacccatttaaggagcataaataaaatttttatcgggtaaacaaaatataaaatcgATTTACGTTAattgaccagctctttatggcttttcgccattataagaacagagtacccattaaggagcataaataaaatttttatcgagaaaaaaaaataaaaatcgatTTACGTTAattgaccagctctttatggctttcctccattataagaacagagtacccatttttcataAATAACATTTTTAtcgggtaaaaaaaaaatcgattTACGTTAATTGACCAGCTGTTTATgactttcctctattataagaacagagtacccatttttgtaagtgataataattttttatcgggtaaaaaaaaataaaatcgatTTACGTTAATTGACCAGCTCgttatggcttttctccattataagaacagagtacccatttttccataaataaaatttttaatcgggtaaaaaaaattaaaatcgaTTTACGTCAATTGaccagttctttatggctttcctccattataagaacagagtacccattttttcataaacaaaattttttatcgggtaaaaaaaaattaaaatcgaTTTACGTCAattgaccagctctttatggctttcctccattataagaacagagtacccatcgTACCCATATCTCCTCCTATAAAAGGTTCACACAACTAAACTTCTTCCTTGCATGTCCATTCACCCCGGCGTTGGTTTCGCACAACAGAGTACCCTATTGCATGCCGCTTGAGCTTCATACAACCCTGTTGTATAAGTTTCGCATCTTCCTTTTACCACCCGTAACATGTAAGTACTGGTAGATTGTCTTCGTTCTGTATGTTTTTTTTCCTGAACCGACCAGCCTCCTCGTAACATAATCCTTTTTCAGACTGACTCATGGCAGGGTATGGACGACTTCCTGAAATACATGTCCTCAACAACGGAGGCATGGTCGGCTACTTTCAAGATGAGGTCTTACCACTTCACCACATTGGCGTGAAGTGGATAGTTGAGGAAGCGCTGGTGCGGTTAGATAGGTTTCCCGGAGCGGAGTTTCCGCAGTCGATGCTGGTGTCTTGCATCCCCGTTCACAACCCCATTGCGAACGAGAAAATATTCCATTCGCTGGTCAAGTGGCGCCGTCGTCCACTCCCCCTTATGCAGAACCTGAAGGCGTTTTACATCATGACCTACAATGCCTGGTTTGTGGGCAAGGAGGAATTTGTTGCACATTTCGTCTGTCTAAAACCACTGCTCCATACAGACGTGTGGATCCTCTTCGGCGCCAACTTTGAAGACTGGTCTGTAACACGGTTTCTGGCTGAACAGGGGTATCCCGCCAGTATGACACGCAACGTTGCCATTACGGACAACCTTCACACCGCAACCATTTGCTGGAATCCATCAGCTGTAGAGATCACGTTTGAAGACAGAGATGCTATTGACAGCCTTCTTCTCACTGTGCGGCGCAAAAAATACCGCAGCTTTCTCAGGGTAGCTACCACGGTTGCCTCCTTAAACCCTATGTTTGGTCTTATTGTGGAGCGTTTCGAGTGAACGTTCGCAGTTACAGTGGTgtgcttttaattttttttgttgaacaTCATATTTGGAGGTTGGGCGGTTTTTTGTTCATGGCCCTTGCTGTTGTTGGGCGTACCATGCATGGTTTTGATTGTAAGCGTATGAAGGGTAGGGGTTAGGGGATGATAATATGCAAGGCCTGAAAATGTAAGGCGTGCACCCTATTGTCGGATATGTAAGTAGTAAGCGGATGTACTTAAATCCAAATATATAAGTAAGAACTTGTTTCGTCGTTCAACTCCACAAATTTCGCTGTGATAAACCTAACAATGCTGTGTCACATCCCAATTGGTTGTACGTAAGCTTCAGCTTGTTCAGTTGGCTGGCTAAGCTGAAGTTCATATTTAACAATGCAGCGGTTGCCATCGCAGTGACTAATGACGTTCATTGATCCATCTACGATCCGTAGTACCTCATCCGCACACACATTTCGGGGGACAAAGGGAACAGGCATTTCGGAAAACCATATCATGCACAATGTAAACAAAAACCAAATACGGAAACCTAGTATGTTATATAACGCAAAATCACCATTTACACAGTAACACTCCGCCGGTTGGGCCAACTCAGTCGCACATGCGGCAACCACCGGTTGACAACTTCATACGGACAAAAGGCAATGCCACAGCAGTAGCAACCAAAAATACAAGAGGCTGTAAACGAGCCTAAATGCCCATTCTATCCTTATGGAGACCATAGAAATAGTACTGTACGGGAGGGGTTGGAGGGAATGCAATCAACGGCAACACATTAATTCACGGTTTTAGAACCAGAACAAGGACTACCGCCACCACAGCTACCACAGCAATGTTAAGGATCGTCACATTCCTTTGCATGCTTCTCAGTTCATCTATGATGGCAGACACCTTCGCCGCGGGTGTATTGCTGACGGGGGCAGTACTTGACGGGGCGGGATCGGGAACTTCAAACCCCGTTGCTCGTGCAAACTCATCACACCAGCCAATGAACATTCGACAGGGCCTCTGCAATACAACTACGTTAGCAATCTGAAATATTTGTTCGGAACAGTTCTACCGTGGAACTTACCAGGGCGTTAGCGCAGCGATAGTAGTGGCGCCCCCTGTTTGCTTCAGACTTCCAGACAACACGAACTGCACAGCTTCGACCACAATTGCAATATAATGTAGGCCAGACCGTGCTATTGGCCGACCCGGCTGAAGACGAAGAAGCCATTCGCAAAGGTTAATCTCCTCCGGTACACCGCCTAACTTTATCCCTGCCAAACACAAGGACACGGCGCTCCCACGGTGTCCACGGACAGCGCCTTTAACAAGAATTTGGAGGTTGGAAGGAATAGGTTTTACTTCACAGTAGTCAACacatttgtttgcttgtttAGTTGACGTTTCGGAACGAATACAATAAATATGAATAATCTCACAAATTTgtccctgaggtttctgacactttcactggCATCCCCTgaacttctcaaaatttcactgacctcccttaattttcagttttttgtaACAATGCAGTCCAAATCTGATTACAATATTATTTTCATCTGTGAGAaggtatttttatatattttgtaTGCCCCTTTGGTCCTTGTATTGGTAGAAGATTGAAAGAAGAATAAATTATTGGAATGATTACTGAAGTTGAGGGGTTATAAGTATAATACAAAAAATTGTAAGCACCAGATGTGGCAGGAAAAATGCCgattttcataaattttaagTCAActagtaggttatctatttaacatAAAATAAGTAACTAATTAGACTAATTAAATGGAAGAAACTCGTAATAGTGGAAACCTATACAAAATGGATATATTACTGGGcaatcaccttttttttttttactttcacgtatttaaattatgttaaatacaaaacctattacttttcctttcgtaaaaatattagtatatcaccttttaaattttacttacgCTAAGTAATTGCCAAATGTATCTGGTGGTTGGTAATTACATTTAACTAGAATAACAGAAATTTAATATGTAATGAAGgtgattaaaaaattattactcGTAGGCGGCAATAGAAGAAGTAATTTGGCGCCAATTTGTGAAagttaaatttatttatttaacaTAAATCCAGAGTATATGAAAGTTAAAAAGAAACAGAAATAAcgcataacataccagctctttatggaaaTTGACAGGTTTTTTATCTATAAAATACCGGTtttttatgggaaacataccagctctttataggaaaaatttgGTTACATAGCggccaaaggaaaactagtatgttttgtaccaactttttatgggcaaCATACTAGCTCTTTATAGCAGCAAATACTGGCCAAGACAGAACTAGTATggtttttattaggaaaaattgaACAAACAACGCATACTATACCAGCGCTGAATGGGAATCTGGCATGTTTTGTAGTACGTTTTGTATCCGATTTTTTGCTagaaacataccagctctttatagggAAAATGGGTTTAATAGCGGCCAAAAGGAAACCTAGTATGTTTTCTGTGTAACATAAAtcaaatatgtgaaagttacataaaataaaaaatgttatgaaacaattaaaagtgtGGATGTCCCTATGTATtcccaagaggattaattcatgaaatatttctatattatgtatagaagttacaatccattaCAGGTACAATCCTCTACTCATTTTCTCTCataattgaattgaattatagtatttcatgaattttagtttataacaaaaaataatacATAATCATATTATAATAGAGAAAAGGCTTACAGAGGATAAACACCAACTCTTTATTACTTTTAACCCACTTGGCGAATAAACACCGGCTCTTTATGCCTCTTCTCAATTAAGGGGTGACAGACTGAACGGAACATCCGTGGCAGCATACGAGGAGTCAATCTTGCGGGAGTATATGCATCGGACGCGACCTTTTGGTTGCCATTTAACCCGCCGGACCTCTCTGCCAAATCTGTGCTAGCGACCATTAACATGAATTGCTGGTTGACGACCCATTACAGGTACGAACTAAGCCTCCCTATTTATCACTGTGGAAGCTCCTTTGCTCTGCGATGAACGTCCGCCAATTTACGATGTACGTGTAGATCGTGACTGTTCATGTTCCCTTGCTATCGGTGTTTTGTTACCGTTCGTATGAAATAACCGTATTGACAGATACGTTGGTCGGTTTGTAAAATTGTTTCGGATGATTGTTTTTTGACGACAGAATGTTGCGTCGTTTGCAGGAGAAGTCGCCACTTTCCCATTTCTGTTCGTTTATCGCTACGGTTAGTCGGTCTCCCACAAACTCCGTATATATTACACCTTATCAATCATTATTGGATTTTATTAGGAAGTAGGTGTTGTTTGAAGTTTACTCCATTCTTGGGCGTTTGACGGATTCACTCAACTGTGGCCAGTAAAAGGAGTTAACCGGACATGGCCAACGAACAAAAAGGGAGTTCAACAACCTCCATCCTCTCCCTTCCGACCGAGGTGCTATCCGAGGTGCTTGCACGTATCGCATCTTGTTCATCCACTGATCTTTTCCGGGCAAAACTATGGTTCGTTCTGCTATTGGTGATACAAACAGGAAGAGGCGTTTTCTTGTTTGACATGTGCTTATCGTTTGCGTTTAATGGATCATTTCTCTTATTTTGCAGCTGTAAATTGTTTTACGAAGTTTCGGACGCAGACAACATTTACCACCGGGTGTCACTCGACAAGTTTGAAATCGTTCCGTGGTCAAAAAATGACCAAGTGTCGAGGTTCTTGAAGAAGTGTAGAGAAAGCAAAAATCCAGAAGCCTTGTATCGAAAAGGAGTGGTAAGCATCGGGCCGATGTCCCGTTTGCTCGAAAATTTCTAGACTAAGCTGACGTCATCcatttcatttgaatttcattgtGATTTTGGTCTGCACACTTTACCCCAAAAGATATATACAACAGGTTACTGCAGCTTTCTGCCCCAGTAAATAATTCTTGTCCCGTCGCCACTGTTCCGCCTggacttttttgattttttcgtTACTATTTCATGACTTTTACGGAAGAGTGTAATATCAACCTTGCACTGTTTAGGTTGATTATTTTACGGACAAGCATGAGGGCTCAGCATTAGAATGCCTGGAAGAAGCTGCCAATTCAGGCCATG includes:
- the LOC113756456 gene encoding protein MAIN-LIKE 2-like, which translates into the protein MEWWKRLPRKVAAKVVSAGFGDFLSHLPVADRDRKLSVALAERWWDSTNSFHLPFGEMTLTPLDFTCITGVAVGGLPIPWDYNVRENANYIKEQLGWVPAFASAGAIRVTDILSFYKDKAIDENDDVQLAHLTRVFFLYMLGRTLLSNTAETIHLCCLPALEDVDRIGDYNWGGAGMATLYRFMSAVSRRLTKSLGGYSFVWEDERDVLPRMWRWRSCNRANRLSPSTVEHFRRAIDTINPENVNWLPFPAMALPSRYLKSKELTATRLLLDGPMGRFYYLGERVIRQ
- the LOC113756457 gene encoding putative F-box protein At1g67623 produces the protein MANEQKGSSTTSILSLPTEVLSEVLARIASCSSTDLFRAKLCCKLFYEVSDADNIYHRVSLDKFEIVPWSKNDQVSRFLKKCRESKNPEALYRKGVVDYFTDKHEGSALECLEEAANSGHADVAYALGIIYIFVGGDELKRKGMRLLSGLKKSRILKARK